From Phycisphaerae bacterium, the proteins below share one genomic window:
- a CDS encoding extracellular solute-binding protein → MRLAVAIVAVALLVFSFAWWGYRRLAREKLPPDVVAIKVLHWGDKAEDEIVGKLVRDFERQPENKGIKIIRINLGQAASVRTKLQTMFAAGEPPDVFYLGLENVSDMATKNLLADMEELIEQDTARGIPTIDLNDFYPATVRCFRVDPETGQVGKGRLVGLPKGFTTVGFYYNRDLFRRAGVPEPSPDGWTWDEFIAAARAIGKLPHCYGADFVTWEQMVRVYLWTYGVDFASPGWQPPYYFRNPTLLAAMTQLQAWFHDESRTLLSAKTQIETMQEPFLAGNVGLAGPYGQWKAPVYRNVDSFDWDLAPLPHVKGRPPRNGVFTVAWSIARTTPHKEEAWRFVKYLASVRGQRVMADAGLEFPALRSVAEEVVQAVADAKPRNARLLLEGAEVADPTDYPPDPEFQQQLRVHVEEVFKLRRSAAGAMADVEQKWTENLRRAAVAQTDRKIHWASLLTTIGLPLALVIILGAVFWWRRRPAGLQFRDELAGMGMISPWVLGFIAFTAFSVGLSLILSFAKWSSLATLDHAQSVGWDNFRSLWTRDNTFTNSLKATAWYALLAVPSSQVAALVAAMLMNHTFRSIGVFRAIWYLPSVLAGVGVAVMWKWVFHHEHGLLKLLLDPILPAGIHSPAWFEKDAEVWGVPAFAIVNLWAIGGTMMIYLAGLKGIPRDLYEAAEIDGAVRWRKFLHVTLPMLSPVIFFNFIIAIIASFQVFTQAYVMTGGGPGDTTRFYVVYLYNQAFDFHEMGYASAMAWMLLVIVLALTLVVMKGTKRFVYYEGLR, encoded by the coding sequence ATGCGGCTGGCGGTCGCGATTGTGGCCGTGGCGCTATTGGTTTTTTCATTCGCGTGGTGGGGCTATCGGCGGCTGGCCCGCGAAAAACTGCCGCCGGACGTCGTCGCGATCAAGGTCTTGCACTGGGGGGACAAGGCTGAAGACGAGATCGTCGGCAAGCTGGTGAGGGATTTTGAGCGCCAGCCCGAAAACAAGGGCATCAAGATCATCCGCATCAACCTCGGCCAAGCCGCATCCGTCCGGACTAAGCTGCAGACCATGTTCGCGGCGGGCGAGCCGCCGGATGTCTTTTACCTCGGGCTGGAAAACGTATCCGACATGGCGACGAAGAACCTGCTCGCCGACATGGAGGAGTTGATTGAGCAGGACACGGCCCGGGGCATTCCGACCATCGACCTCAACGACTTTTACCCCGCGACGGTACGGTGTTTCCGCGTCGATCCTGAGACCGGGCAGGTGGGCAAGGGACGTCTCGTCGGTCTGCCCAAGGGATTCACCACGGTCGGCTTCTATTACAACCGCGACCTGTTCCGCCGCGCGGGGGTGCCGGAGCCGTCGCCCGACGGATGGACCTGGGACGAGTTCATCGCCGCCGCCCGGGCCATCGGCAAGCTGCCCCATTGCTACGGCGCGGATTTTGTCACCTGGGAACAGATGGTTCGCGTTTATCTCTGGACTTACGGCGTAGATTTCGCCTCGCCGGGTTGGCAGCCCCCGTATTACTTCCGCAATCCCACGCTGCTCGCGGCGATGACGCAATTGCAAGCGTGGTTTCACGATGAATCGCGGACCTTGCTGTCAGCCAAGACGCAGATTGAGACGATGCAGGAGCCGTTCCTGGCGGGCAACGTCGGTCTGGCGGGCCCGTACGGCCAATGGAAAGCGCCGGTCTATCGCAACGTCGATTCGTTTGATTGGGATCTCGCGCCGCTGCCGCACGTCAAGGGCCGGCCGCCGAGAAACGGCGTATTTACGGTCGCATGGTCGATCGCGCGGACGACGCCACACAAGGAAGAGGCCTGGCGCTTCGTAAAGTACCTGGCGAGCGTCCGGGGGCAGCGCGTCATGGCGGACGCGGGATTGGAGTTTCCCGCGCTGCGAAGCGTGGCGGAAGAAGTCGTGCAAGCCGTCGCCGACGCCAAGCCGCGAAATGCCCGCCTGCTCCTGGAAGGGGCGGAGGTCGCCGATCCTACCGACTATCCGCCCGACCCGGAGTTTCAACAGCAGCTTCGCGTTCACGTGGAGGAAGTTTTCAAATTGAGGCGTTCGGCCGCAGGCGCCATGGCGGACGTCGAACAGAAATGGACGGAGAATCTCCGGCGCGCGGCTGTCGCGCAGACCGACCGGAAGATTCACTGGGCTTCGCTATTGACGACGATTGGTCTGCCCCTCGCGCTGGTCATTATTTTGGGCGCAGTCTTCTGGTGGCGACGCCGGCCGGCGGGGCTGCAATTCCGGGATGAATTGGCCGGGATGGGCATGATTTCACCGTGGGTATTGGGATTCATCGCCTTCACCGCATTTTCCGTCGGCCTGTCGTTGATCCTCTCCTTTGCAAAATGGAGTAGCCTGGCGACTCTGGATCATGCGCAATCTGTCGGCTGGGACAACTTCCGGTCGCTGTGGACCCGGGATAACACGTTTACCAACTCTTTGAAGGCGACGGCGTGGTATGCGCTCCTCGCCGTGCCGTCCAGTCAGGTCGCGGCGCTGGTCGCGGCGATGCTGATGAACCATACCTTCCGCTCGATCGGAGTCTTTCGCGCGATCTGGTATCTGCCTAGCGTTCTGGCGGGCGTCGGGGTGGCTGTCATGTGGAAGTGGGTATTTCACCACGAGCACGGCCTTCTCAAACTCCTGCTCGATCCGATTCTGCCTGCGGGAATCCACTCGCCGGCCTGGTTCGAGAAGGACGCGGAAGTTTGGGGCGTGCCGGCGTTCGCCATTGTCAACCTCTGGGCGATCGGCGGAACGATGATGATCTATCTCGCGGGACTCAAGGGCATTCCCCGCGATTTGTATGAGGCGGCGGAGATCGACGGCGCGGTCCGCTGGCGGAAGTTCCTGCACGTCACGCTGCCGATGCTCAGCCCGGTGATTTTCTTCAACTTCATTATCGCCATCATCGCGTCGTTCCAGGTCTTTACGCAGGCGTACGTCATGACCGGCGGCGGGCCGGGGGACACCACACGGTTCTACGTCGTCTACCTCTACAACCAGGCGTTCGACTTTCACGAAATGGGGTACGCCTCAGCCATGGCATGGATGCTGCTCGTCATCGTCCTGGCTCTGACCCTGGTGGTGATGAAGGGCACGAAACGATTCGTCTACTACGAGGGCCTTCGATGA
- a CDS encoding carbohydrate ABC transporter permease: MSRRAANSIVLVLLLIGSVVMVFPFWWMTVTSLSTPAEASASSTAATFNWWPGDPQWNNYPAALRKMGSRPWYGFLDALSNTVVVTTLSVIGQVLSCSLVGYAFARMRFRGREIAFVVMIATMMLPAQVTMIPMFILFRWFGWVDTFYPLVVPLFFGTPFFIFMFRQFFAQVPEALVEAARIDGCGHLRIWWQIMLPICKPVIAITAIFTFIGVWNDFMGPLIYLQSEENMTLAVALNSFQTTYGDFRDAQYLMAASMVTMIPCIVLFFVAQKQFVGGLSLGAVKG, translated from the coding sequence ATGAGTCGCCGGGCCGCCAACAGCATCGTCCTCGTCCTGCTCCTCATCGGCAGCGTCGTCATGGTCTTTCCCTTCTGGTGGATGACCGTTACGAGCCTATCCACACCGGCGGAGGCCAGTGCTTCCAGCACGGCGGCCACATTCAATTGGTGGCCCGGCGATCCACAGTGGAACAACTACCCGGCCGCCTTGCGCAAGATGGGCAGCCGACCGTGGTATGGATTTCTCGACGCCCTTTCCAACACCGTCGTCGTCACGACCCTCAGCGTCATCGGCCAGGTCCTCTCGTGCAGCCTCGTCGGCTACGCCTTCGCCCGCATGCGCTTTCGCGGGCGGGAGATCGCCTTCGTTGTCATGATCGCGACCATGATGCTCCCGGCGCAAGTCACGATGATCCCGATGTTCATTCTGTTTCGTTGGTTCGGCTGGGTGGACACCTTCTACCCGCTCGTGGTGCCCCTGTTCTTCGGGACGCCGTTTTTCATCTTCATGTTCCGGCAGTTTTTCGCCCAAGTGCCGGAGGCGCTCGTGGAGGCGGCGCGGATCGATGGGTGCGGTCATCTCCGCATCTGGTGGCAGATCATGCTCCCCATCTGCAAGCCGGTCATCGCCATCACGGCGATCTTCACGTTCATCGGCGTGTGGAACGACTTCATGGGCCCGCTCATTTACCTGCAAAGCGAGGAGAACATGACGCTGGCGGTCGCGCTGAATTCCTTCCAGACCACGTATGGCGATTTCCGCGACGCCCAATACCTCATGGCGGCGAGCATGGTGACGATGATCCCGTGCATCGTCCTGTTCTTTGTGGCCCAGAAGCAATTCGTCGGCGGCCTGAGTTTGGGAGCAGTGAAGGGCTGA
- a CDS encoding RNA-binding protein, with protein MGKKLYVGNLAFSVSDADLQEMFSPHGSILSAQVIMDRDTGQSKGFGFVEFSADGEAQAAIAALDGKDHGGRALKVNEAKPKENRSGGGGGRGGFGGGGGGGRGGYGGGGGGRRY; from the coding sequence ATGGGCAAAAAGTTGTATGTCGGAAATCTGGCCTTTAGCGTGAGCGACGCGGACCTCCAGGAGATGTTCTCTCCGCATGGCAGCATTCTCAGCGCGCAGGTCATCATGGACCGCGATACGGGCCAAAGCAAAGGCTTTGGGTTCGTCGAGTTCAGCGCGGACGGCGAGGCCCAGGCGGCCATCGCCGCGCTGGATGGAAAGGACCATGGCGGTCGCGCCCTGAAAGTGAACGAGGCCAAGCCGAAGGAAAACCGCAGCGGCGGCGGCGGTGGTCGCGGCGGCTTTGGAGGCGGCGGCGGCGGCGGTCGAGGTGGTTACGGCGGTGGTGGCGGCGGACGCCGATACTAA
- a CDS encoding alpha amylase N-terminal ig-like domain-containing protein, which translates to MAKKGERWALDRYWECGPYQFKFVFDGNWSRHLGSAGDDRLAQPGENIALNIAQSGEYTIWLEPEEKKWGLARKPNSKPRARIRVSSPHAPVVLLDATTSVAREGHPFVMYEWQVSLEGDTAFIPELSPSNGTKRSCMWLPIHQNGKYRIRLTVGDGKVTDQTEVVRELGHGFLLHDGRNDRPFQPIRPGLWGTGYGLLGAGIAKLEVRAIGSQPAQPPLASLTAPLESGRSLVVLFDEYSKKLSLADEGYTTLIFTPSKETRLPAGLIVERVCVAGSFNNWSPTAHPLEPQGGEFHFSRLMELPEGVHHYQFVVNGSITLDDMNADPKLRKSDGKGGFHSGIRIGPDPASFGPAKPNDIACGAVRHDPHNPSYFTPIADDLVRLTVRTLKDDVDGIVVDFATEDAKVPLARVASHGGFDYWSATCQLHDVHLSYTFYLRDRSAKSLLDSHECYKMPTYPGGVISLAVEPFETEVRMSFETPDWAKRVVWYQIFPERFANGDPANDPPRTVPWKHQWDKPYKGTFEEKGTFFQYIFDRRYGGDLQGVQQRLGYLRDLGITGIYFNPVFHAASLHKYDAADYRHIDDHFGVKGSLAKIKGETTDPKTWQWSESDKIFLDFLQEAHRQGYRVIIDGVFNHVGREFWAFQDVLKNGKDSPYAGWFDVTSWEPFQYVGWDGPNGSLPRLKHDDALGLAEPVREHLFAVTRRWMDPDGDGDPSDGIDGWRLDVASDINANFWRDWRKLVKSINPDAYIVAELWEESRPWLDGQTFDAVMNYPFARSCQRFFVNKKKEIKPSEMERQIEEMLGWYPPQVNYVLQNLFDSHDTDRVASMFMNPDLEYDQANRLQDNGPSYNTKRPTAACYHRLKSMAAFQMMFLGAPMVYYGDEVGMFGADDPSDRKPMFWEDLMPYDDPDERIEPGLYEHYRRTIAIRNTYPALQLGSYQTLLAMDNYRVFAFARALDGESIVVVVNNGSKRRRLDVPSPWPNGTKVMAIMNPEACELAEPSKEQPAARPTIRAKAAHRSALKVELGRLKGMLLPPRTTNVFAKQ; encoded by the coding sequence ATGGCCAAAAAGGGCGAACGCTGGGCGCTCGACCGGTATTGGGAGTGCGGCCCGTACCAATTCAAATTTGTTTTCGACGGAAACTGGTCGCGGCACCTGGGATCCGCCGGCGACGATCGGCTCGCGCAGCCGGGCGAGAACATCGCGCTGAATATTGCCCAATCCGGCGAATACACGATCTGGCTTGAGCCCGAGGAGAAAAAGTGGGGACTTGCCAGGAAGCCCAACTCAAAACCGCGTGCGCGAATCCGAGTTTCCAGTCCCCACGCGCCGGTCGTGCTGCTTGACGCGACGACGAGCGTCGCGCGCGAGGGACATCCATTTGTCATGTACGAGTGGCAGGTAAGTCTCGAAGGCGACACCGCCTTCATTCCAGAATTGAGCCCGAGCAACGGCACAAAACGGTCCTGTATGTGGCTGCCGATTCACCAAAACGGCAAGTATCGCATTCGATTAACCGTCGGTGATGGGAAAGTGACGGACCAGACTGAGGTAGTTCGCGAACTGGGACATGGATTTCTCCTTCACGACGGCCGAAATGACCGGCCATTTCAGCCTATCCGACCCGGTCTGTGGGGGACGGGGTACGGATTGCTGGGAGCCGGAATCGCAAAGCTGGAAGTGCGAGCGATAGGCAGTCAACCCGCGCAGCCTCCGCTCGCATCGTTGACCGCGCCCTTGGAATCGGGGCGGTCGCTCGTCGTGCTGTTTGACGAGTATTCGAAAAAACTCTCGCTGGCTGATGAGGGCTACACGACGCTGATCTTCACCCCTTCAAAAGAGACTCGGCTGCCTGCCGGGTTGATCGTCGAGCGAGTTTGTGTCGCCGGGTCCTTTAACAACTGGAGCCCGACGGCCCATCCGCTGGAACCGCAAGGAGGGGAGTTTCACTTCTCACGGCTCATGGAATTGCCCGAGGGCGTGCACCATTACCAATTCGTTGTAAACGGCTCGATCACGCTGGACGACATGAACGCCGACCCTAAGCTCCGCAAGTCGGATGGCAAGGGAGGCTTCCACAGCGGCATTCGGATCGGGCCGGATCCGGCGTCGTTCGGGCCGGCGAAGCCGAATGACATCGCCTGCGGGGCGGTGCGGCATGATCCCCACAACCCCTCCTACTTCACGCCGATCGCCGACGATCTGGTCAGACTGACCGTGCGCACGCTCAAGGACGACGTCGATGGCATCGTCGTAGATTTTGCAACCGAGGATGCGAAAGTGCCGTTGGCTCGGGTCGCTTCGCACGGCGGGTTCGACTACTGGTCGGCGACCTGTCAGTTGCACGATGTACACTTGAGCTACACGTTTTACTTGAGAGATAGATCCGCAAAGTCGTTGCTCGATTCACACGAGTGCTACAAGATGCCTACCTATCCCGGGGGCGTGATCTCCCTGGCGGTGGAGCCGTTTGAGACCGAGGTGCGCATGTCGTTCGAGACGCCGGATTGGGCGAAGCGTGTCGTCTGGTACCAGATCTTCCCCGAGCGATTTGCGAACGGCGATCCTGCCAACGACCCACCGCGGACGGTCCCGTGGAAACACCAATGGGACAAGCCCTACAAAGGCACGTTTGAAGAAAAAGGCACGTTTTTTCAGTACATCTTCGATCGTCGCTACGGAGGCGATCTGCAGGGCGTGCAACAGCGGCTGGGCTATCTGCGCGACCTGGGCATTACGGGCATCTATTTCAATCCCGTCTTCCATGCAGCCTCGCTGCACAAATACGACGCCGCTGACTACCGACACATCGACGATCACTTCGGCGTGAAGGGCAGCCTGGCGAAGATCAAAGGCGAAACGACGGACCCTAAGACGTGGCAATGGTCGGAGAGCGACAAGATCTTTCTCGATTTTCTACAAGAAGCCCATCGCCAGGGGTATCGCGTCATTATCGATGGCGTCTTCAACCACGTCGGCCGGGAATTCTGGGCGTTTCAGGACGTTCTCAAGAATGGAAAGGACTCACCCTATGCCGGGTGGTTTGATGTTACGAGTTGGGAGCCGTTTCAATACGTTGGTTGGGATGGACCGAACGGCTCGCTTCCCCGATTGAAGCACGACGACGCCCTCGGACTGGCGGAGCCCGTGCGCGAGCACCTCTTTGCCGTGACGCGGCGCTGGATGGATCCGGACGGCGACGGCGACCCGTCGGACGGCATCGACGGCTGGCGGTTGGACGTGGCGAGCGATATCAACGCGAACTTCTGGAGGGACTGGCGCAAGCTTGTAAAGTCGATCAATCCCGATGCGTACATCGTCGCGGAACTGTGGGAGGAGTCGCGGCCCTGGCTGGACGGTCAGACCTTTGACGCGGTCATGAACTATCCGTTCGCCCGGTCGTGCCAGCGGTTCTTTGTGAACAAGAAAAAAGAAATCAAGCCAAGTGAAATGGAACGACAGATCGAGGAGATGCTCGGCTGGTACCCCCCGCAGGTGAATTACGTCCTGCAGAATCTCTTCGACAGCCACGATACCGATCGCGTCGCGTCGATGTTCATGAATCCCGATCTGGAATACGACCAGGCGAATCGGCTGCAGGACAACGGGCCGAGCTACAACACGAAGCGGCCGACGGCGGCGTGCTATCACCGGCTGAAATCGATGGCGGCGTTTCAAATGATGTTTCTCGGCGCGCCGATGGTGTATTACGGCGACGAAGTCGGCATGTTTGGGGCGGACGACCCGTCGGACCGCAAGCCGATGTTCTGGGAAGATCTGATGCCGTATGACGATCCCGACGAGCGGATCGAGCCCGGCCTGTACGAACACTACCGCCGGACGATCGCGATTCGGAACACTTATCCCGCGTTGCAACTGGGCTCCTACCAGACGCTGCTAGCGATGGACAATTACCGGGTCTTTGCATTTGCCCGAGCGCTGGATGGAGAGTCGATCGTCGTGGTGGTGAACAACGGCAGCAAGCGACGACGCCTGGACGTCCCCTCTCCGTGGCCCAACGGTACGAAGGTCATGGCGATAATGAATCCCGAGGCATGCGAACTGGCCGAGCCCTCCAAGGAACAACCTGCGGCAAGGCCGACGATCCGCGCTAAAGCGGCCCATCGATCGGCATTGAAGGTCGAATTGGGGAGGCTCAAGGGGATGTTGCTCCCGCCGCGAACCACGAACGTGTTCGCGAAGCAATGA
- a CDS encoding radical SAM protein, with product MRIALVNPIARRTQGYHTIGSKIPQLALQVLAQLTPPEHSVDLIDELFGTDCTDEKIRRGNYDLIGVTSYTSGATRAYEIAAQCRQEEIPCIIGGPHASAMPEEAIQHFDSVAIGECDDIFPKILADAAAGKLERFYRGELADLENGRHGRARQELQPINGEYDVSAIQTSRGCPVGCEYCSVTTFNGAPIRRRPMADVIDEWFKTTKPFVFVVDDNFFGVGEKHAVWAKQLLKEIIKEGHKRSRVANMLKRIPWLRRLLGFAPRLWFSQTTINMGDDPEGLSLAQEAGCVGMLVGFETFNSENLKDFHKGINRKNLERYQTLVRGFQRQGVSVFGGFIIGADADDEDTVATTALQAVQVGIDTIQITNLTPLPGTKMYDRYLNEGRIFATDYPADWERYTFVETVYHPRNMTAQRLDEVIYELRHIAAKENWVWKRTLRTLWRTRSLLTAAFIHGMNIGWKRMAKVQAPRDEARFGLHLMESLRTSRIREAFGMFQRRWVPTRLSLQAAAAAP from the coding sequence ATGCGAATAGCCCTCGTAAATCCTATCGCGCGCAGGACTCAAGGTTATCACACCATCGGAAGCAAGATCCCGCAGTTGGCCCTGCAGGTTCTGGCACAGCTCACTCCTCCCGAGCATTCGGTGGATCTCATCGACGAACTCTTCGGAACGGATTGCACGGACGAAAAAATCCGTCGCGGGAATTACGATTTGATCGGCGTCACTTCCTACACGAGCGGGGCCACCCGAGCCTACGAGATCGCGGCGCAGTGCCGGCAGGAGGAAATCCCCTGCATCATCGGCGGACCCCATGCCTCCGCCATGCCCGAAGAGGCCATCCAACATTTTGATTCCGTTGCCATCGGCGAGTGCGACGACATCTTCCCCAAAATCCTGGCCGATGCCGCCGCGGGCAAATTGGAGCGATTTTACCGCGGTGAACTCGCGGACCTGGAAAACGGCCGCCACGGGCGAGCGCGGCAGGAACTGCAACCGATCAACGGCGAGTACGATGTGTCCGCGATTCAAACGTCTCGCGGCTGCCCCGTCGGATGCGAGTATTGCAGCGTGACCACGTTTAATGGCGCGCCGATCCGCCGACGGCCGATGGCCGACGTCATCGATGAGTGGTTCAAGACCACCAAACCGTTCGTCTTTGTCGTGGACGATAACTTCTTCGGCGTCGGTGAAAAGCACGCCGTCTGGGCCAAGCAGCTCCTCAAAGAAATTATCAAAGAAGGCCACAAACGAAGCCGCGTGGCGAATATGCTCAAGCGGATTCCCTGGCTGCGGCGGCTCCTGGGCTTCGCGCCGCGGCTTTGGTTCAGCCAGACCACCATCAACATGGGGGACGATCCGGAGGGGTTGTCGCTGGCGCAGGAAGCCGGTTGCGTGGGGATGCTCGTAGGTTTTGAGACCTTCAACAGCGAGAATCTCAAGGACTTTCATAAGGGAATTAACCGAAAGAACCTCGAACGGTATCAGACGCTGGTCCGCGGATTTCAGCGCCAAGGGGTCTCCGTTTTCGGAGGGTTTATCATCGGGGCGGACGCCGACGATGAAGACACCGTCGCCACGACCGCCCTTCAGGCCGTGCAGGTCGGAATCGACACCATCCAGATCACCAACCTTACTCCCCTGCCCGGCACCAAGATGTACGATCGCTATTTGAACGAAGGGCGAATCTTTGCCACCGATTACCCGGCCGATTGGGAGCGCTATACCTTCGTCGAAACCGTCTATCACCCGCGCAACATGACGGCCCAGCGCCTGGATGAAGTGATTTACGAATTGCGGCACATCGCTGCAAAGGAAAACTGGGTATGGAAACGGACGCTGCGGACGCTCTGGCGCACCCGCAGCCTTCTGACGGCGGCCTTCATTCACGGGATGAACATCGGTTGGAAGCGAATGGCCAAGGTTCAGGCGCCGCGCGATGAAGCACGCTTTGGCCTGCACCTCATGGAAAGCCTGCGCACCTCGCGAATCCGTGAGGCGTTTGGTATGTTTCAGCGTCGCTGGGTTCCAACCCGTTTGAGCCTCCAAGCGGCCGCCGCCGCACCTTGA
- a CDS encoding type II secretion system protein, whose product MAQAVDPLSRVLSERVFTSGRRAFTLIELLIVIAIIGLLISILVPALSRAREMSRRAICGSNLRQFGISLLQYSQDFESWLPAKGAPLGSGTAVWELAQHQQDASLNRWGPGFAGTVRDVIERKVTREAGSEERGVAVSYLPDPKALLCPSDQFNNKPNAGSSDQELPLSALWKTGAVLNYSELPRTSQEEDRYKKSFTSYFYIAMWRNDDRGDFLVMADQSNKNDTTTGSWTGLTNDDNHGTRGMNVLLLDSHVEWTQMRSGAPADVQAASRRFWGLITPVRPRYPDTPSDLNRSAEVQTIE is encoded by the coding sequence GTGGCGCAGGCCGTCGATCCTCTGAGCCGGGTATTGTCGGAACGGGTTTTCACGTCGGGTCGCCGGGCCTTCACGTTAATCGAGCTGTTGATCGTCATCGCCATCATCGGTCTGTTGATTTCGATTTTGGTTCCTGCGCTCTCTCGCGCGCGGGAGATGTCGCGACGGGCCATCTGCGGGTCGAACTTGCGACAATTCGGAATCTCGCTCCTGCAATACAGCCAGGACTTCGAGAGCTGGCTCCCGGCCAAAGGCGCTCCCTTGGGATCTGGAACTGCTGTATGGGAGCTTGCGCAGCACCAGCAAGACGCTTCTCTCAACCGCTGGGGGCCGGGGTTTGCCGGTACCGTTCGCGATGTCATAGAGCGAAAAGTGACTCGTGAGGCAGGCTCGGAAGAGCGCGGCGTTGCGGTAAGTTATTTACCCGATCCGAAAGCGTTGCTTTGTCCCAGCGACCAGTTTAACAACAAGCCTAATGCGGGATCTTCAGACCAGGAACTTCCCCTGAGTGCTTTGTGGAAAACGGGTGCCGTTCTGAATTACTCTGAACTTCCGCGAACCAGCCAAGAGGAAGATAGATACAAAAAGTCATTCACTAGCTACTTTTATATCGCGATGTGGCGGAACGATGACCGCGGAGATTTTCTGGTAATGGCGGACCAGAGCAATAAGAACGATACCACTACCGGGTCTTGGACAGGTCTGACGAACGATGATAACCACGGAACCCGTGGGATGAATGTCCTGTTGTTGGATAGTCATGTGGAATGGACGCAAATGCGTTCGGGGGCTCCAGCCGATGTCCAAGCGGCATCGCGGCGCTTTTGGGGGTTGATAACTCCCGTGCGGCCCCGTTATCCGGACACGCCGAGTGACCTCAACCGAAGCGCCGAAGTTCAAACGATCGAATGA
- a CDS encoding LacI family DNA-binding transcriptional regulator, which yields MSKRRNISIKDVARESQASLTTVSLVLNKRDRRISPATRNRILETAQRLGYQPSRLAQGLQARKSGCLAILVPQLRHAFADAYFGELISAIHDCASRAGYKILLEVAHPEFIRDQKHLELFDRHFVDGMLCLGVTNRDTYLREFEDGARPVIVVNNYLPGFKLSHVRCDYHEAGRMAAEYLVGLGHKNIGLIHGASEVQTTHDFQEGVEEALGRAKCALSPRRVEDGLFTEEGGASAAVELLARDPSITALIAGNDKMAIGALAGLKGSGRRVPQDVSVVGCDDMHLAAFCDPPLTTVHTPIYDLGELACRRLLDIIDGRETSVEDRRPVGLTVRASSSPPRT from the coding sequence GTGAGTAAACGAAGAAACATCAGCATCAAGGATGTGGCGCGGGAGAGCCAGGCCTCGCTCACGACCGTCTCGTTGGTGCTCAATAAGCGTGATCGCCGAATCAGCCCAGCGACGCGAAACCGCATCCTGGAGACGGCTCAGCGGCTCGGCTACCAGCCCAGCCGATTGGCACAGGGTCTTCAAGCCCGCAAATCGGGATGCCTGGCGATCCTTGTCCCGCAACTGCGACACGCCTTCGCCGACGCCTACTTCGGGGAACTCATCAGCGCGATCCACGATTGCGCCAGCCGCGCGGGATATAAGATTCTCCTGGAAGTGGCCCACCCCGAGTTCATCCGCGATCAAAAACACCTCGAACTTTTCGATCGCCATTTCGTGGACGGCATGTTGTGCCTCGGCGTGACCAACCGGGACACCTATCTTCGGGAATTCGAGGATGGCGCACGGCCGGTCATCGTCGTGAACAATTATCTGCCGGGCTTTAAGTTGAGCCATGTCCGCTGTGATTATCACGAAGCGGGGCGCATGGCGGCGGAGTATCTGGTGGGCCTGGGGCACAAGAATATCGGCCTGATCCACGGCGCCTCGGAAGTTCAAACCACGCATGATTTTCAGGAAGGAGTGGAAGAGGCCCTGGGCCGTGCGAAATGCGCGCTGTCGCCGCGGCGAGTGGAAGACGGTCTCTTCACGGAGGAGGGCGGGGCCAGCGCTGCCGTCGAGTTGCTGGCGCGCGACCCGTCGATTACGGCCTTGATCGCCGGAAACGACAAGATGGCGATCGGCGCTCTTGCGGGCTTGAAAGGCAGCGGACGGCGCGTCCCCCAGGACGTCAGCGTCGTCGGCTGCGACGACATGCATTTGGCCGCGTTTTGCGACCCCCCACTTACCACGGTCCACACGCCCATTTACGACCTGGGCGAACTGGCCTGCCGCCGTCTGCTCGACATCATTGACGGCCGCGAAACGTCGGTGGAGGATCGCCGGCCCGTGGGATTGACGGTGCGAGCGTCGTCGTCTCCGCCCCGAACATAA